CGACGCCCGATTCGAACAGCTCCAGCGTGTTCTTGAGCATCTTCTGGCCGCTCATGGCGATGATGGGAGCCGAGGAGCGCTTGCGCATCGCCCGCGGCAGGCTTCCGCGGGCATCGCAATCCCCGAGCAGGAAGGCATCGACCGCTGCCAGATCCGATTCACTCGCAGATTGCAGCCAGTCCCAGAATTCTCCGGAGGAGAATCCGATCGACGATACACCTTCGCGAACGAGCCCTCCAACGTAGCTGTTCGTGACGCTCTCGCGATCATCAACGATAATATACATCAGTCCTTCGCCCCTGTTTCGCACTTGCAGCGGCCGGGTGGTTGTTTGTGATGCCCCGGCTCGGCAGCCATGCTGTTTGACGATATTTCCTTCCCGCGAACCGTTGTTATGGTTTCGATATTCGCGGGCAGCCCTACCCATTCAGTGCCTGCGTGAGCAGGCCTGCTACTTCGACTCGATACTGAACGCTTACTGTGTGAGGCTCGGCGGTGTCTTACGGATCACCCCGCGGAGCGGATTGAGAATGCGACCTAGTACAGTTGCGCCAAGTTGCTCATCGTGTCCGAACGCTACTGAACCTTGTCGATCTCCTCGCCAACTGGCGAGAGAATCACTTGAGTAGGACCGTAACAATTGCCTAATTCCGATCAAGCGCGCGCCGCAAAGCGGTTGCTATGCATGTTTGATGCTGTTGATTTGTTTCGAGTTGTTTCTTGATATGTTGAATCGCATCAGTTGATTTGAATTTTGAACTAGTTTTGCACCGTGGCGGTTCTAAAGTTCCGCATGCCCGTATAATCCCAGCAATTTTGAGTGGTGCTGCCGGTGACGCGTAGCGAGGGGTTTTCAACCCCGGATTGACTCGTGCTCCCATTTTTCCACATGCGACAATTCGACTCATGTGTGGTGGCTGGACTCCAGCTTGGCGAAATCTTGGCGAGTGTGTGTCTTTCGAGTCGCACTCTCGCCATGTGCGTGACGCGTTCGACTCATGTGAGGTCGCGTCGCGCGCGTTGAAAAGCTTTTCGACGCGCACGTTTCAGGCAAGCTTCGGCAAATAATCTCGTCGATCAACAGATCGAACTGAACGGAGCATTTTCACATGTCGTCCGATGGACAAGCTCGTCCCAACGAAACCGCTGATGTTTCCGCGGCGGCGAAGCCGGCTCCGGCGGCAAGCATGATGAAGGACAACGCGACGCAAAACGCCAAGCCTGCTCCGAACGCCAAGCCCGCAGCGAGCGCGAAGCGCGTGTCGGCCGCGGTGAACGATGAAGTGCTGGCGAAAGAGGCGCTCGAAGGGTTGAAGCGCATTCGCGCCAAGGCGCGCCTCGACAAGATGGCGATACCCAAGCCCGCGCCGGCCGTGATCAAGCCGGCAGTGATCGTGGCCAAGCCGCCGCCGCCGCGTCCGCCCTGGGTCGTGCCGCTCGCAACATTGGCGGTCGCCGCCATCCTGGTGGTCTGCGCCTGCACCGGCGTGATCGCTTATCTCACCACGCAGCCTGCCCAGAGCAACGTCGCGGCCAACACCGAGATCAGGATTCTGCGCGAGACGGTCGCGCAATTGCGCAAGCAGGTCTCGGGCGTGTCCGAAAATCTCGACGGCCTGCGCACCGCGGTCGATCAGTCGAGCAAGGCGACCAATGACCGCTTCGGCAGGTTCGCCGAGAACCTCGACCGCATCGAGCGGGTGAGCTCGTCCTCGACGGCGAAGCTCGACAAGCTCGCCCAGGTGCAGGCTCAGGCGCCGGCGCCCGCGGCCGTTGCCTCGCAGCCGCCGTCACAGGCGGCACCGATGCTGGCTTCGCTCGCGCCGCCCGAGGTCACGGGATCGGTGCCTCCGTCCGCGCCGCGGAAGGTCGTCAAGGGCTGGTCGGTTCGCCAGGCCTATGAGGGGATCGCGATCCTGCAAAGTCCGAACGGCGTCATCGAGGTCGTGCTGGGACAGCAGGTGCCAGGTCTCGGCCGCATCGAGGAGATCAGGAACGAGAACGGTCGCCTGGTGGTGGAGTCCAGCGGCGGCGTCATCTATTCGTCACGCAAGGCGACGCCCTGAGCGAACGCCGCTTTCTATTGGCGGTGATGCTCGAAGCTGGTGCATAGCAGATCCACCTCCGCTTCCGCGATCGGCGCGCGAAACAGGCGGCAGCTGAACTCGACTGCCTTGCTGTCCGGGGTGTTGCGATCTTCGCGCAGGAAGATGCATCGCTTGCAAACGTCGGTGTGGTGCCGCTGCTCGGCCGCGTCGGACTGATCCAGCACGTGCCGGAGCGCATCGCGGAAGCGGACCTTGGCCGCGTCGTCGAGGACGGCGATCGCCTCGACGAGAACGCTGACGGGATCGCGCACCAGGAACTTCTTGCCCTGCTGCGTCACGCTCAGCATCACCGACCGCTTGTCGGTGGCCGAGCGCTTTCGCTCCAGATAACCGAGCCGCTCGAGCTCGCCGATGATGAACGATGCGGTGCCGCGCGTGGTGCCGACGTAGCTTGCGAGCGCCGAAGGCGTCCTGGAAAACCGGTTGGCGCGGGAGAGGAATCGCAGCGCCATCCACTCGCGGTCGCGCAAGCCGTGCTTGGTGCCTTCGAACCAGAGGATTCGCGCGACCTGCTCCAACAGTTCAATCGATTCACGAGCCAAATTCATTTCAATTCCAGGTCGGATAAAGCTTTATTCAATTGAGCCTTGGGTAGCGCAATCTGGGTGGACGACAATGGATCTCCGGCGGTCCTTCGTCCGGGATGGACGGCGGAGCGCTCTTGGAAGAGGCCCTTCGGTTTCCAAGAGGGAACCGCCGGACGTGGAACTAGAGTGTCACAAAGAAAGTTCGAGTGAATCGCACGGCTCAACTCTTCGGAAAATTTCAGTCAAATGACTGCGCTTCGCCGGCCGGATTCCGACGGCGCGCGGCGTCTGGGCAACATGATGTGTCGTTGCCGTCATCGCACAGCCCATTTGTTGCGGCGGAGCGTCTCGAAGTGCGCGAAGCGGCCGCAGGTCCGCAGCTTCTGACCGCGTGGGTTGCGGCAGCAGAACCGCAATGTTGGGTTAATGGATGTTGCGTCGCAGCGCAGCCACGCGGTTAAAGCCCGCATACGATCAAATCCGAACGGCTGGCGAATGGGTCCGTCCCGCGTTCAGAGTCCGGCGCGGCCGATGGTCCGCGGCAACGAAGGGATGAGACGGAGCCGCGTGCTCGCAGGCTGGTGACTTGCCTTTGCCCGTTAACTATCGGCGAATGCGTCGCCCCGGGGCACCACAATAAGCAGGAAGGGATACCGATGAGTTCCGAAACCACCATGACATCCGACGTCGTCGGCCTGACGAAAGTCGCACCGGTCTCGCGCGCGGATTCATGAGCGCCACGGCGGCCGTCGCCGCTGGCTACACGCTCGCGGCCGGCCCGGTTCGCGCCGAAGTCATCACGACCGACACCAATGGGCTCCAGGCCGGGGATGCCAAGATCAAGGTCGGCTCCGAGGAGATGCCGGCCTATTTTGCCCGCCCTGCCGGCAACACCAAGGCGCCGGTGATCATCGTCGCGATGGAGATTTTTGGCCTGCACGAATACATCAAGGACGTGACGCGGCGCCTCGCCAAGCTCGGCGCGTTCGCGGTCGCGCCCGACTATTACTTCCGCAAGGGAGCCGATCTCACCAAGATCACCGACATCAAGGACCTGCTGCCGATCGTCAATTCCAAGCCGGACGCAGAGCTATTGTCCGATCTCGACGCGACGGTGGCCTGGGCGGGATCGCAGGGCGGCGACACCACGAAGCTCGGCATCATCGGCTTCTGCCGCGGCGGACGCACCGTCTGGGAATATGATGCCCATAGCGGCGCGCTCAAGGCCGGCGTGGCCTTCTACGGTCCGCCGGTCGATCCGGCCAATCCGCTCTGGCCGAAGAGCCCGATGCAGCTCGCCCCCGAGATGAAGGCGCCGGTGCTCGGCCTCTATGGCGGGGCCGATACCGGTATTCCGGTCGCGCAGGTCGAGCAGCTCAAGGCGGCGCTGGAGCAGAACAAGAAGACGGCTGAATTCAAGATCTATCCCGAGGCGCCGCACGGCTTCCATGCCGACTATCGCGGCAGCTACCGCAAGGATGCCGCGGAGGATGCCTGGAAGCAGGCGCAGGCCTGGTTCAAGAAATACGGCGTATTGAGCTGACGCCGGAGCATGATCCGAAAAGCGTGCAGCGGTTTTCCCTCGCGACAAACGCGGAACGCGTTTGCGCGGAGATCATGCTCAAAAATGAGGGCGGCCCGAGTGACCGCCCTTCCTCTATTCAAGGCTCACTTCGTCATCGCGCCGTAGACGATGTCCTGGACCTGCTCGCGATAATATTTGCGCAGCTCGCCCGGCGCCGCCGTTCCCACGACCACGACGAGACGTTCCTTCGGATCGCAGAAGAACTGCGTCCCGTAGGCGCCATTCCAGGTGAACTCGCCGGGATTGCCGGGCACCGACGACAGGCCTTCACTGGTGCGGACCGCGACCGCGAGGCCAAAGCCAAAGCCGGCGCGATGCGGCTCGATGTTGGCCACGTTGTTCTTGATCTCGGGGCCAAGATGGTTGGTCGTCATGTGATGCACCGTCTTGGGTGAGAGGATGCGCTGGCCGTCGAGCTCGCCGCCATTGAGCAGCATCTGCCCGAAACGGGCATAGTCGCCGACCGTCGCGAACGAGCAGGCGCCGCCGCAATCGAATTTGGTCGGCGTGTCCAGAAGCTTGATGGCTTGCGGCTTGCCGGTCAGCGGATCGTTGGCGAATGGGCGGGCGAGGCGGGGACGCTGCGCATCGGTCGGGTGGAAGGTCGCGTCCTTCATGCCGAGCGGCTGCCAGACATTGGCGGCGAGATAGTCGCCGAGCTTCTGCTCGCTGACTTTCTCGACGACGGCGCCG
This is a stretch of genomic DNA from Bradyrhizobium sp. CB2312. It encodes these proteins:
- a CDS encoding MarR family transcriptional regulator — encoded protein: MNLARESIELLEQVARILWFEGTKHGLRDREWMALRFLSRANRFSRTPSALASYVGTTRGTASFIIGELERLGYLERKRSATDKRSVMLSVTQQGKKFLVRDPVSVLVEAIAVLDDAAKVRFRDALRHVLDQSDAAEQRHHTDVCKRCIFLREDRNTPDSKAVEFSCRLFRAPIAEAEVDLLCTSFEHHRQ